In a single window of the Helicobacter sp. MIT 99-5507 genome:
- a CDS encoding 3'(2'),5'-bisphosphate nucleotidase CysQ, whose translation MKDLLNNVINIAFRAGEIVLKYYGDTSFIKKDDDSPLTKADIESNRIITHNLQAISSFKINSEEDILDYSKRKNEEYLWLIDPLDGTKDFISKNNEWTINIALLKHNIPILGVVYAPALKKMYFALEKNGAYVLEDSNIIDNAIRIYSQKDTTAIIALDSRFHSTKNVDNFIKKYKLIKQTLGSSLKICSIAEGKADIYPRFNGTKEWDIAASDIILRESGGIILDFNTKKQLLYNKQDVKNNYFIAFSKSQINKEIYNDFMEDKIILERL comes from the coding sequence ATGAAAGATTTGCTAAATAATGTAATCAATATAGCCTTTAGGGCAGGAGAAATAGTATTAAAATACTATGGCGATACAAGTTTTATAAAAAAAGATGATGATTCTCCATTAACAAAAGCTGATATAGAATCTAATAGAATAATTACTCATAATTTGCAAGCTATTAGTTCTTTTAAAATTAATTCTGAAGAAGATATATTAGATTATAGTAAAAGAAAAAATGAAGAATATTTATGGCTTATAGACCCGCTAGATGGGACAAAAGATTTTATATCAAAAAATAATGAATGGACAATCAATATAGCTTTATTAAAGCACAATATACCAATACTTGGTGTAGTATATGCACCAGCATTAAAAAAAATGTATTTTGCATTGGAAAAAAATGGAGCTTATGTATTAGAAGATTCTAATATCATTGATAATGCAATAAGGATTTATAGTCAAAAAGATACAACAGCTATAATAGCACTTGATAGTAGATTCCATAGCACAAAAAATGTAGATAATTTTATAAAAAAATATAAATTAATAAAACAAACACTTGGTTCATCACTAAAAATATGTTCTATTGCAGAAGGAAAAGCCGATATTTATCCACGATTTAATGGGACAAAAGAGTGGGATATCGCAGCAAGTGATATTATTTTAAGAGAAAGTGGCGGAATAATACTTGATTTTAATACAAAAAAACAACTTTTATACAATAAACAAGATGTAAAAAATAATTACTTCATTGCGTTTTCTAAATCACAAATAAATAAAGAAATTTATAATGATTTTATGGAAGATAAAATTATATTAGAAAGATTGTAG
- a CDS encoding ABC transporter permease: MLPRFLVFKYLRFDKTQPFISITAILAFLGVGIGVMVLIVAMAIMEGMIKHFEDRLFTMNYPLTIFQKGYGAVNNTLLLNLTEQFKNLQFSPYIKSQGAIKIGDTLNAGIIYGIDFNKEMSINKILRESYHNENFNSDSIIIGKRLLDETSIDINTRVTLIFTQMQAGGMGLIPSMKRFNIDGYFNSGLHAYDNSYMYINIKTLQTIKNYPLDIYDGIHIYSNNPMKDIIKLREYLPHDVGIVGWWEQNGNFFSAIAMEKRALFIVLMLIIIMASLNIISSLMMVIMTRRREIALLLSLGMGKKDIQKTFFYLGNVIGISGVFFGVLLAFILLYLLQVFPIISLPADVYGSSKLPLHISFIDISLTIVGAIIVVLLSSYYPSIKASKINPLSTLRSE, encoded by the coding sequence TTGTTACCTAGATTCTTAGTTTTTAAATATCTTCGTTTTGATAAAACTCAACCATTTATATCAATAACAGCAATACTGGCTTTTCTTGGTGTTGGTATTGGTGTGATGGTGTTAATCGTGGCTATGGCGATTATGGAAGGTATGATAAAACATTTTGAAGATAGATTATTTACTATGAATTATCCACTTACTATCTTTCAAAAAGGATATGGTGCAGTAAATAATACATTGCTTTTAAATCTTACAGAGCAATTTAAAAATTTACAATTTAGCCCATATATAAAATCTCAAGGTGCTATTAAAATTGGTGATACACTAAATGCTGGTATTATATATGGTATAGATTTTAATAAAGAAATGAGTATAAATAAAATCTTAAGAGAATCTTATCATAATGAAAATTTTAATAGTGATAGTATAATCATAGGTAAAAGGCTGCTTGATGAAACTTCTATCGATATAAATACTAGGGTTACATTGATTTTTACTCAAATGCAAGCAGGCGGAATGGGGCTAATACCTAGTATGAAAAGATTTAATATAGATGGATATTTTAATTCTGGGCTTCATGCATATGATAATAGCTATATGTATATTAATATTAAAACATTACAAACTATCAAAAACTATCCACTAGATATATATGATGGAATCCATATATATTCAAATAATCCAATGAAAGATATTATAAAACTAAGAGAATATTTACCTCATGATGTAGGTATCGTTGGTTGGTGGGAGCAAAATGGTAATTTTTTTAGTGCAATAGCGATGGAAAAAAGAGCTTTATTTATAGTATTAATGTTAATTATTATAATGGCTTCATTAAATATTATTAGTTCTCTTATGATGGTTATTATGACAAGAAGAAGAGAGATAGCTCTTTTGTTATCACTTGGTATGGGAAAAAAAGATATACAAAAAACATTTTTTTATTTAGGAAATGTTATAGGAATTAGTGGTGTGTTTTTTGGCGTTTTATTAGCATTTATTTTGCTTTATTTATTGCAAGTATTTCCTATCATATCTCTCCCTGCTGATGTTTATGGTAGCTCAAAATTACCATTGCATATATCATTTATAGATATTTCTTTAACGATAGTTGGTGCTATTATAGTTGTCCTTTTGTCATCATATTATCCATCCATAAAAGCATCAAAAATCAATCCTTTATCCACATTAAGAAGTGAGTAG
- the secA gene encoding preprotein translocase subunit SecA, translating into MIQNIFNKLLGTRNQRMLNKYKQKLNAINNLESKYQNFSDDELKAAFNTLKENTKNKFDEIGQGALDSVLIESFAITREASKRVLNMRHFDVQLIGGMVLHEGKIAEMKTGEGKTLVATLAVILNAMIGKSVHVVTVNDYLARRDATEMGALYEFLGYSVGIITGDERDEESKLKQYSCDIIYGTNNEFGFDYLRDNMKFSLSNQFQKDHFFAIVDEVDSILIDEARTPLIISGPANRKLENYGLANSVAQKMTKDIDFSIDEKNRTILIAESGIKKAEEIFKVDNLYNIENAFLAHHLDQALKANFLFQKDKDYIVRDGEVIIVDEFTGRLSEGRRFSDGLHQAIEAKELVDIKEETQTLADITFQNYFRMYEKLSGMTGTAQTEASEFLQIYKLDVVSIPTNVPNIRKDYNDLIFKSEAEKFDAVCKKIVELHKSGIPVLIGTASIEKSEKLHELLKKQRIPHTVLNAKQHTKEAEIIKDAGKIGAVTIATNMAGRGVDIKIDKEVADLGGLFIIGTERHESRRIDNQLRGRSGRQGDPGASQFYLSLEDNLLRIFGSDKIKGIMEKLGLKDGEHIESSFVTRSIENAQKKVESLHFETRKHILEYDDVANEQRKIIYQFRNKLLDENYDLSQKIKEDREFSIQNVFLNLDFMQDNNIDKVGISNKILEDFGSKIVFEDSTDDISLLQEQANIALTNDYEAKMKPLTDTQRKDIERIVYLQVLDNAWREHLYTMDNLKTGIGLRGYNQKDPLIEYKKESYNLFLEFKDNLKIESSKMIHMIKLREQSRDDEEQAKAMLKHLEEENNDDISFNKDGNNDEIKKSTKVARNDPCPCGSGKKYKLCHGKSGPKKGILAN; encoded by the coding sequence ATGATACAAAATATATTTAATAAACTTCTTGGCACTAGAAACCAAAGAATGCTAAATAAATACAAACAAAAACTAAATGCAATTAATAATCTAGAATCTAAATATCAAAATTTTAGTGATGATGAGCTAAAGGCTGCATTTAACACTTTAAAAGAAAATACTAAAAACAAATTTGATGAAATAGGACAAGGAGCGCTAGATTCTGTCTTGATAGAATCTTTTGCAATCACTAGAGAAGCATCAAAAAGAGTGCTAAATATGCGACATTTTGATGTGCAGCTTATTGGTGGTATGGTGCTACATGAAGGGAAAATTGCAGAGATGAAAACAGGTGAAGGTAAAACTCTTGTAGCAACTCTTGCAGTAATCCTAAATGCAATGATTGGTAAAAGCGTGCATGTAGTAACCGTAAATGACTATCTAGCAAGAAGAGATGCCACTGAAATGGGTGCATTGTATGAATTTTTAGGTTATAGTGTTGGTATCATTACAGGCGATGAACGAGATGAAGAAAGCAAACTAAAACAATATAGCTGTGATATTATCTATGGCACAAATAATGAATTTGGATTTGACTATCTTAGGGATAATATGAAGTTTTCGTTATCAAATCAATTCCAAAAAGATCATTTTTTTGCAATCGTTGATGAGGTGGATTCTATCCTTATTGATGAAGCTAGGACGCCACTTATTATATCTGGACCTGCAAATAGAAAGCTAGAAAATTATGGCTTAGCAAATAGCGTAGCTCAAAAAATGACAAAAGATATAGATTTTAGTATTGATGAAAAAAATCGAACCATATTGATAGCAGAATCTGGTATCAAAAAAGCTGAAGAAATATTTAAAGTAGATAATCTCTATAATATAGAAAATGCGTTTTTAGCTCATCATCTTGATCAAGCATTAAAAGCAAATTTCTTGTTTCAAAAAGACAAAGATTATATCGTGCGGGATGGTGAAGTAATAATTGTAGATGAATTTACAGGAAGACTTAGCGAGGGTAGGAGATTTAGCGATGGATTGCACCAAGCAATAGAGGCTAAAGAATTGGTAGATATAAAAGAAGAAACCCAAACTCTAGCGGATATTACATTTCAAAATTATTTTAGAATGTATGAAAAATTATCAGGAATGACAGGAACAGCACAAACTGAAGCTAGCGAATTTTTACAAATTTATAAATTAGATGTTGTTAGTATTCCTACAAATGTGCCAAATATAAGAAAAGATTATAATGATTTGATATTTAAGAGTGAAGCAGAAAAGTTTGATGCAGTTTGTAAAAAAATAGTAGAACTTCATAAAAGTGGAATCCCAGTATTAATCGGGACAGCAAGTATAGAAAAAAGTGAAAAATTACATGAATTACTAAAAAAACAAAGAATCCCGCATACCGTTTTAAATGCAAAGCAGCATACAAAAGAAGCAGAAATTATCAAAGATGCAGGTAAAATTGGTGCTGTAACAATAGCTACAAACATGGCAGGTCGTGGTGTTGATATAAAAATAGATAAAGAAGTAGCAGATCTTGGTGGATTATTTATCATTGGGACAGAGAGACATGAAAGTAGAAGAATAGATAATCAGCTAAGAGGTAGAAGTGGAAGACAAGGTGATCCTGGTGCTAGTCAGTTTTATTTAAGTCTTGAAGATAATCTACTTAGAATCTTTGGTAGTGATAAAATAAAAGGTATTATGGAAAAACTAGGATTAAAAGATGGCGAGCATATAGAATCTTCTTTTGTAACAAGATCTATTGAAAATGCACAAAAGAAAGTAGAATCTTTGCATTTTGAAACTAGAAAACATATATTAGAATATGATGATGTTGCAAATGAGCAAAGAAAAATAATATATCAATTTAGAAACAAACTTCTTGATGAAAATTATGATTTATCACAAAAAATAAAAGAAGATAGAGAATTTAGCATTCAAAATGTATTTTTAAATCTTGATTTTATGCAAGATAATAATATTGATAAAGTTGGTATTTCAAATAAGATTCTAGAAGATTTTGGAAGCAAGATTGTATTTGAAGATTCTACAGATGATATTTCTTTATTGCAAGAACAAGCAAATATTGCACTTACAAATGATTATGAAGCAAAAATGAAACCTCTTACAGACACTCAAAGAAAAGATATTGAAAGAATAGTATATTTGCAGGTATTAGATAATGCTTGGAGAGAGCATTTATACACTATGGATAATTTAAAAACTGGTATTGGACTAAGAGGATACAATCAAAAAGATCCATTGATTGAATATAAAAAAGAGAGTTATAATTTATTTTTAGAGTTTAAAGATAATCTAAAAATTGAAAGCTCAAAAATGATCCATATGATAAAGCTAAGAGAGCAGAGTAGAGATGATGAAGAGCAAGCAAAAGCGATGCTAAAACATCTCGAAGAAGAAAATAATGATGATATATCTTTCAATAAAGATGGAAACAATGATGAGATAAAAAAAAGCACAAAAGTAGCTAGAAATGATCCTTGTCCTTGTGGAAGCGGCAAAAAATATAAATTATGCCATGGTAAAAGCGGACCTAAAAAAGGCATATTAGCTAATTAA